The DNA sequence ttttgaaatttataGGTCTAAAATGAGCTAAAGATATTAGTGTGGCTATAAATTCTCACTAAAAATAACATAagaatattaaaattaaattgtTAGTAAATATAGACCTAAAAGAGAAAGGGTGTAACATAAATTGGAGTACATGAAGCATACACAAAATTATAACAAAACAAATATCGTAATATTTTATTTCTCTTGAAATAAAAGTATTTGAGTTCATCAATATTATATTCAGTTATGtcactgtcacaacccaaaatctcaacctgtcgtgatggcgcctatctcgatactaggcaagacaaaaatctcaataaaccaaaacttctctttaaggttgaaaatataatatttaaatacaatacaaacactccccaaaacctggtgtcaccccgagtacataaacatctaatatgaatacaagtctggaaaatatagtttataatagtctgagaccaaatacagtaaacaaagagatagagaaggagagacaaggtctgcggaacacggcagctatctcaaaatctcctaaaaatcaatcgcgcgaaaggatcaacactcgctatgtccgggaacacctggatttgcacacgaattgcagggtgtagtatgagtacaaccaactcagcaagtaacaataatattccgagacggaccaagtcacaatccccttggtgcacacccacacgccggtcacctagcatgtgcgtcacctccaaaataatcgcatgataccaaaatccggggtttcataccctcaggaccagatttaaaacggtTACTTACTTCAacccgtgaaattcttattctgcaatgtcctttcctcgtgaattggtctccaaacgcctcgaatctagtcataaataattcgtttcagtcaataaaatttattgaaattaattccataagaaaataatgagtttccataaaaatctgaaaattagccCAAATTTGGTCagttgggcccacgtctcggaactcgacaaccatggattcgggtaatttaaccaatattgagtttagaacacttaccccattgtttcctctgaaaatcacccaaaaatcgcctcaatccgagctccaaatcgtcaaaaaccaaaaatgggatgaagtcccattttcagaacttaaactctctgcccatacattttctctacgcgatcgcgaacattcctacgcgatcgtgaagaacaattttccatcgcCCAGATTTTACTCTATGCGGTCGCGGACTTTCCCATGCGATCGTGATGCACAACATCATAGaaatacgcgatcgcggactagtccacgcgatcgcgaagcacaaaacgcgtgacttctactccgctccacttactctacgcgaacgccaCCTtcgtcacgcgttcgcgagtcacaaaatttcagagctacgcgatcgcatcccgcttcaagcgatcgcgaagcacaaaatgccactgcctcatattaaccctatgcgatcgcagatatccccacgcgatcgcgtagaacaaaaaacCCCACTCACCAAATAAGCATACGCGATCGCAAACGCATTCACGCGACCGCGTAGGAGGAAAACattatcagatatcagaaaattccaacagttattcaagtccaaatttttgatccgttaaccatccaaaactcacccgagccccttgggacctcgaccaaacaacgctaaaatcatgaattacaccccaattcaagcctaatgaactttgaaatttttaatttctacaaacgactatggaacctatcaaattacgtctgattgacctcaaattttgcacacaagtcataaatgacataacagaggtatttgaatttttagaatcgaatttcgaccccgatatcaaaaagtcaacccccgatcaaacttctcaaaaattaaactttcggcatttcaagcctaatttctctacggactttcaaataatattccgaacacgctcctaagcccaaaatcaccatacggagctattggaatcatcaaaattcaaatttgaggtcgtttatacataggtccatatccggtccacttttctaacttaaaattttaattatgagactaagtgtctcatttcactccgagttcctttcggacccgaaccaactaacccgataagtcataaatcaattgcaagatataaattaaacagtaaatgggggaacatggttataatattcaaaacgatcggtcgggtcgttacattcacgatccaatttcacctatagatcgtgatggcgcccaacatcacagctaggcaagtcaactagtgatttaaaaacatattcattttattttaaaaattatccgagtaattaaactcttattacttgcaagaattagaaaatataaaagatctggtaaattaaaaaccaagaaaaataattaaatccaaaattctattagtgtgtgccaagacctggtgtcacaagtgtatgagcatctagtagattatacaaaatttctaaatactgtctgaaataaaatagacagaatacaattACAGagagaggcactagttgctgcaaaactggcagctcaccactaaaccTCTGGGTTGCGTGGATACATGCCGGTAGGTCCTCCTATTGCACATGTTTCAGGTCCTGCATAAAAAGTGcaacaagcgtagcatgagtacgtaaacaatatgtacccagtaagtatcaagtctaatatcgaagaagtagtgacgagaggtcgactttgacactcactatgggtcaataatattaccatagaaatatttaattaaacatgatttttaggtgaacaacaataattttcttaacaagcagaaataattaattccttaaattttaataatttttaatttatcaattagcttcacaagctgcaattaaaatatcaaggtatcgtgtaattattattattaggcacgatttctgccaaggtcgtacgacccgatccagagtgtcgtgtacactgccgagggacgtgcggcacgatctatagatgcatctatactgctgaggcgttcggtccgctccacaataagagaggacattttcttatgaacctccggaatgagaagttattataaaactaacacataggatgttcaatttctattaacaattaaatactttacacaaaattcaagtatatgaagtttcaatcttttactatttcctctaacaatttacaatacaattccagtaatttaattaaataaaagatgcaattatcacaagtaattaatgatttgagtcctaaactacccgaacatagcataattagtagctacgcacggattctcgtcacctcgtgcgtacgtagcccccataattagcaataattattaatttagatcacctacggggtaaattccatcttacaaggttagacaagagacttaccttgtctcaattgtccacttcccgatcaaaatgtcatgtaaaaatcccaattcggtgccgaaaaatccgaaactatagaaatattatataaaataattaatacatactCAATAATtagaaattagactattaaattaattacccaacctaaaacggtaaattttttaaaattcacctcgggcccacgtgcccggattccggaaatattcggaggaaatcgtaacccataatctcaagaactcaactATACAAtctccatccaattccataaccattttcgtggttaaaatctcatttttataaaaatctaggtttttcatccaaacccttgattttcaaaatttacaggttataatctacccataatctatgtatttaactcaaagtgtgcacaattaacttaccttcaagttgctagtttaAATCCCCGCTCAAAAAACTCCAAAATGGTCCAAGAATGgaaaaaatgggctcaaaaatggcTGAGCCCCGATTTTAACCCATTTTGCCAAGTAGTGGTTTCGCATTTGCGGCTCCACATCTGCGAAAaaggcgtcgcagatgcgacttcCCCCTAAGTCGGCCTTGTCCGCTTCTGTGACTTGtacatcgcatctgcgatgcgtTTATGCGGCTTGTACTTGGGCATATGCGCTCCTTGTGCTTCTGCGGTGTCCTccacgcacctgcggctggccaagcgcaggtgcggttgcaacAGAAGTTGGAAGCTTCAGTTgctgctccaaagtccaaaatcgattcgagcctcgtccggttaacacccgaggcctcgggggcccgcccgaacataccaacaagtttgaaatcataaaacggactcgctcgaatcctcggaacgtgtaaaacaatatcaaaactaataatcataccccaaaccaaattgatttaacttagaaatttcaaattctttaaaCTTACTCCGgacgcgccgaaatatacttatactactcataatgataccaaattttgcgtgcaagtcttaaatcaccatacagaactattcccaggctcagaattccaaacggacttcaattactccaaaacctactccaaaccaaatttaaagaaccttaaacctttaaatagttgattttcactattaagcactGAAACGGTCCCGcattgtccaaaacccgattcaaacatacgcccaagtccaaaatcatcatacgaacctattggaaccataaaatctcaattccgaggtcgttttctcaaaatgttgaccgaagtcaaacttggcctttaaaAGTcaaattaaggaaccaagtattccgattccaacccgaacactttcaaatcccgaacgaaccgtccccgcaagtcataaattagtaaaacaaCATACATGAAGTTTTATTTAGGAAACCGGGgtcctaaaagtcaaaatgacaggttgggtcattacaagttaGCCAAAAACAATTCAGCTGATCACTAACCTCTATCTAAGGTTTATAATTTATCATAATATACATTCTTAGAGCCTGTTTGGATGGGCTTAATTAAGCACTTTTTAACTTTTAGTAGTGTTTGGCAACCACCTTACTTTGACCAAAGATATTACATTCTTATCccttataatttttcttaatttCGAAATTACCCCTCAgtaaaaaaaaaaacctaaaacACACGATATCTTTCTTTTCTCTCTTCTTGTTGCAGACTCTgcgttcttcttcctcttcttgttGCAGACTCTCCCCAACTTCAGCTCCAATTTGAAAGCCTCTTCAGTCCAGTAAGTTTAATCTTCCTGTTGAATTTCAATTCCTAGTGTGTTTTCAAAGTTTTGGATTAATTGCAATGGCAAACCCCCTTTTTATTTGGCTTTTCCTTGGGTTTTGACATGAATCTGTGACTAATTATTTGGCTTTTTCTTGGATTAATTTCAACTCTGTCAGCCAAAAAAGTTTCAATCAATGAAATTTTGGGTACAATGAATATAGTGTTCAGTCACCCAAAAACTTTTGTTGATAAAAAGTAGTATTATAGtggttgttttcttttctttctcgtATAAATGTAGTATAAAAATCGGCTCTGCGTCGTATTAGCCGTCTTATTGCTAGTAAAGTGCTGAGTATCTCAAACAACACAATTTTTTCAAAAGTTGTTTCTTGACTTTTATTTGCTTTTTTATTTTCATGAGTTGCATATGTGTGGTCATTGATTGTACTGTTTCAGCCTTGTGTTTCTGTAGAGTAGCAGCCAGATTTTGTGGAATCATCTGCATGATCCATCACATTTTGTTTAAGAAGTTGTAATAGAAATTATAATTAAAAAGGAGACAAAGATGAAGAGATACAACTGTTACATAGCCACGCAATATCTATTTAGTCGATgttaggtatatatatatatatatatataagctaaatATTATCGAAAGAAAATAAAGAATTAGCTTACAAGCTAAGCATTTAGTGAGCAAAAGAAATATGTTCAGCCATTAGAAAAGGTatttaaaaaaaatgaggaaaaccAACCAGCATGCTCTGACTCTTTTGTAGCATTGGAGATGCACCTACCTGtaggaagaaattaatttttgtGAGGCAGGTATATCAATATgtgtgtacatatatatatatatatatatatcaactgcaTTGCAATTCAAAAAGCTAGTTGTGGTTGGTTATATGAAATTATGAATCCTCTGAATCTATTAGACTACTTTTATGTTGGCCATCAACTTACCATAACTGACCTCCTTTATTTGGGCCTAGGAGTGGCTGTGCTTTGCAAACTAACATAAATATGTGTGGTCATTGATTGTAGTTTTCAGCCTTGTGTTTCTGTACGGAGGtttcaatttaaaataagctttaaaactTCATAATATATGTCACTTAGAGTAGCAAAATAATCTGTATTTCACCAAATGTATTTGTTTCAATTGTTGCCTTCTTTAGTTCATCACGGAGCCTCAAAGCAAACACCTAAAGGCATTCTTTCTATCAAACACAAGGCTCTTTTAGGCTCTCTTTATGCAACTTCAGTCTTAGCTTCTTCGTTGTCCTACTTTCTTCAGATTATTTACATTCAATTATGCCGGATAATGCTAAGTGGGACGATGATACACATATTATATTTCTTGATTTGTGTGAGCAAGAGGTTAGAAAAGAAAATATACCAAACACTTACTTAAATAAATATGGGTGGAAAAGTATTGTTGACGAGTTCCGTAAGAAGACGGGAAAAGACTatgataagaaaaataaaaaatcattggGAGTACATGAAAGGCGAATGGACACTTTTTAAGCAGTTGATGAGAGGGGAGACATGTTTAGGATGTGATGCCATGAAAAATACGATTACGGCAGATGATGATTGGTGGGAGCGAAAAATTAAGGTAAATCTCTCACATTATTATATGTgtaattcttatttttttcattGTTAAGTTTATCAGTTTGATTAAAGTAGTTTTGATTTTCTCTTTTTACAGGAGAATACAAAATATAAGAAATTTAGGAACAAAGATCTTTCGCTCATATGGTTTCGCTACGATGCATTGTTTGCTGATGTTGTTGCCACAGGAGAAAGAGCACGTGCAACAAATCAAGAACAATCATCTGGCATTGGACTTAATCTTGATGAAGAAGGAATaaatgttattgatgattgtgacAAAGAACACTTTATTCATCTTAATGATGAAATGAGTGATGCAAGTGATGATCTACAAAATATAAATTCTGTTATGTTTCCAGAGCCATCACTAAAAAGACAAAAATCAACTGATGGTGTTAGCACCAGTAGTCAAGTACGAAAGAGTAAGAAAAAACAGCTGCAACATTAATAAAAGAGGATATACACTCTCTCATAGAGTTTATGTCAAGCAAAAGCACTGCTACATCTCCTGCAGTTGATGAGACATCCATCGAGAAGTGTATTGGCATGTTGGAATAAATTTCTGATATTCTAACTGGGAGTGAAATTTACAGTTTTACTATGAATATGTTCCGCAAGAAAAATAACCGACAGATAGTTTTGGGTCGCAAGTCTTGGTTGGAGTTTAACTATCAGTTATACCTCAAGAAAAATGGATAATGTATCGTTGTGGTTGGGTATTTCTAGTATTCCATGTTCTAATATTGTGATTGTATGTGTAAACGTTATTATGATTTTATGTGTAAACTTTATATATTGCTTCTTGTTTAGACGTTCTGATTGTATCATTAAACTTTTATTGAATTAAAACTTCTGTTTGTTGAGCTTCTATTGTTAAGCTTCGGTTAAGCTTACTATTGTTAAGCTTCTCATTACTTTATGTTTGTAAAGTtttagttaaggttatgtttagAAAGCTTCAGTTAactttatgtttttattttcagTAAAATGGAGAGTTTGAACTCTAGTGATATAGTAGATCCTTATCCAAGTTATTCGTCAGATGATGAATATGAAAAAGCATTGGAGGAAATACAGAGGGAGCAAGAGGAGAAGGAATGGAAGGCTTTATGTCAAATAGCAGGTAAATTGATTTTGATGTATTATGAAAAATGCCTATGCAAGGAACCTTGCCGTACATTTAGTCGCTCTGGAAATGTATTTATTCAAGAGATATTAAGAGGAAACGAGGCCCGTTGTTATGAAATTTTTTGATTGAGGAAGTCGGTGTTTGTTGATCTATCGAATGACCTAACTGAAAAGTATGGGTTTAAACCCACACTTGGAATGTCTATACACGAGATGTTAGGCATGTTCTTGATGACTTGTGCACATGGAGCTGGAAATCGATAGATACAGGAAATCTTTCAACATTCGGGAGAAACAATTCATAGACACTTTTATAGTGTTTTAAAGGCCATTTGTGAGCTTGCAAGAGATATAATTAGACCACATCAAAATTATAATGATGGTGCAGGAGCTCACAAGCCATGTAATGGTCGATATCTCCCTTTCTTTAGAGTAAGAAATATTTTTACATGATTCTTTTTTATTAAACTTATAACTTAACTTTTATAAGTATTACTAACTTAAGTTAAATTTATACTTGTAAATGTGTGTAGGATTGTATTGGAGCACTTGATGGCACACATGTTAAAGCAAGATTACCGCAAGGTCAAGAGATACCATATATTGGACGTAAAGGATATCCGACTCAAAATATTCTTGTTATCGTAGATTTTAATATGTGTTTTACATTTGCATGGGTTGGGTGGGAAGGAGCAGCTCACGATAGTCGTATATTTGGTGAGGCCATTTGTAGACCAGAACTCAACTTTTCACGTCGAATTGGAAATAAGTATTATCTAGTTGATGCAGGATATTCGCATATGAATGGATATATGGCTCCATACAAACGAGATAATGTGAGATATCACCTAGCACAATTCCGTCGCGGTGCAACAAGACAATTGCGAGAACCAAGAGGGCAAATTGAAAAATTTAACTATTTGCATTCTTCTTGTAGAAATATTGTAGAGCGCACATTTGGGGTTTGGAAAGCAACATGGTCTATTTTGCGAGACATGTCTTTCTATCACATTGACACTCAAAGAGATATCGTACTTGCTACTATGGCTATTCATAACTATATTAGAAAGAAATGCAATATGGATGATGCATTCCGAACAGCTGAGAATGAGAGATATGTTCCATCTGTTGATCCTGATGTTAGTACATCTTTGAGagctaataaaaatataaatgcgGAAAATATGGAAGA is a window from the Nicotiana tomentosiformis chromosome 10, ASM39032v3, whole genome shotgun sequence genome containing:
- the LOC117278598 gene encoding uncharacterized protein encodes the protein MGGKVLLTSSVRRREKTMIRKIKNHWEYMKGEWTLFKQLMRGETCLGCDAMKNTITADDDWWERKIKENTKYKKFRNKDLSLIWFRYDALFADVVATGERARATNQEQSSGIGLNLDEEGINVIDDCDKEHFIHLNDEMSDASDDLQNINSVMFPEPSLKRQKSTDGVSTSSQVRKSKKKQLQH
- the LOC104103762 gene encoding uncharacterized protein, whose amino-acid sequence is MCFTFAWVGWEGAAHDSRIFGEAICRPELNFSRRIGNKYYLVDAGYSHMNGYMAPYKRDNVRYHLAQFRRGATRQLREPRGQIEKFNYLHSSCRNIVERTFGVWKATWSILRDMSFYHIDTQRDIVLATMAIHNYIRKKCNMDDAFRTAENERYVPSVDPDVSTSLRANKNINAENMEEQSDLVWMGLRDLIANEIWEA